A window from Drosophila nasuta strain 15112-1781.00 chromosome 3, ASM2355853v1, whole genome shotgun sequence encodes these proteins:
- the LOC132792653 gene encoding uncharacterized protein LOC132792653 isoform X2 → MFKTWIKIWPEIEIETAEQRRRFVYRTFITFGCFLLLALVQWVPIVCFPKILDVVRRHESTFVVTFLMAMLFLAVFLLSDQIRYMPCVSWVLVILVVECEIVALSLLEVESSIMYLVIGLLVAMIVMVFAIVLALLMPRDLTKSMNFMFTVSFFTLLLSIYVVVFLGILRLSWPFFVYAAIIVLMLLPVVVYHTQSILGVGGLRTSLKDDKLAALLLFTDFLALFMLTFYWRPTRGDKQ, encoded by the exons ATGTTCAAAACGTGGATTAAAATTTGGCCTGAGATCGAAATTGAGACTGCGGAACAGCGTCGCAGATTCGTCTATCGCACCTTCATCACATTCGGCTGCTTTCTGCTGTTGGCCCTTGTACAATGGGTGCCCATCGTATGCTTTCCAAA AATCCTAGACGTGGTGCGACGACATGAGTCGACCTTTGTCGTGACCTTTCTAATGGCAATGCTCTTTCTCGCGGTCTTCTTGCTGAGCGATCAAATACGCTACATGCCGTGTGTGAGTTGGGTGCTTGTCATTCTCGTTGTGGAGTGTGAGATCGTGGCTCTGTCGCTGCTGGAAGTGGAGTCGAGTATTATGTATCTAGTGATTGGTTTACTGGTCGCCATGATTGTCATGGTCTTTGCCATTGTGTTGGCCCTGCTCATGCCG CGTGACCTCACCAAGAGTATGAATTTCATGTTTACCGTCTCCTTTTTCACCCTGCTGCTGAGCATCTATGTGGTCGTCTTCTTGGGCATCCTGCGGCTGAGCTGGCCTTTCTTCGTTTACGCTGCAATCATcgtgctgatgctgttgccc GTCGTTGTGTATCACACACAGAGTATTCTGGGCGTTGGCGGTCTGCGTACGAGCCTGAAGGATGACAAGCTTGCCGCGCTGCTATTGTTTACTGATTTTCTGGCCTTGTTTATGCTAACCTTCTACTGGCGTCCCACCCGTGGCGACAAACAATAA
- the LOC132791637 gene encoding pupal cuticle protein Edg-78E-like, translated as MKFFILTVALLAVAQARPDSFDAAAETRDFKSDVNEDGSYSYQFQTSNGIAQQEQGVGGQYASGSSAYYAPDGQLVQLTYTADADGYHPSGAHLPTPPPIPAAILRSLEYIRTHPHQEEQRLARRHF; from the exons ATGAAATTC TTCATCTTGACCGTTGCACTTTTGGCCGTTGCCCAGGCGAGACCCGATTCCTTCGATGCGGCAGCCGAGACACGTGACTTCAAGTCCGATGTCAACGAGGATGGCAGCTATAGCTATCAGTTCCAGACCTCCAATGGCATCGCACAGCAGGAGCAAGGTGTTGGTGGCCAATACGCCAGCGGTTCATCAGCCTACTACGCACCCGATGGCCAGTTGGTGCAGTTGACTTACACTGCTGATGCTGACGGTTACCATCCATCGGGTGCCCATTTGCCCACTCCACCACCAATCCCAGCAGCTATCCTGCGCTCCCTGGAATATATTCGCACACATCCCCATCAGGAGGAGCAGCGTTTGGCCCGTAGACACTTTTAA
- the LOC132791276 gene encoding pupal cuticle protein Edg-78E-like produces the protein MFRFILVSALIACVAATAEDAYATGSQFLDIQPDGQYQYRYDTSNGITGQESGYAGYSVSGSNAYYSPEGQLIQTTYVADENGYQPQGAHLPTPPPIPDYILRSLEYIRTHPQYDEPQQQQQQFSRPAAGRGQKRIFG, from the exons ATGTTCCGTTTC ATCCTCGTTTCCGCCTTGATTGCCTGCGTCGCAGCTACTGCCGAAGATGCTTATGCCACTGGCTCGCAGTTCCTTGACATCCAGCCCGATGGCCAATATCAGTACAGATACGATACCTCCAATGGCATCACTGGCCAGGAGTCAGGATATGCAGGCTACTCTGTGAGCGGCTCAAACGCTTACTACTCCCCAGAAGGTCAGCTGATCCAGACCACCTACGTTGCCGATGAGAATGGCTACCAGCCACAGGGTGCCCATCTGCCCACTCCACCACCAATCCCAGACTACATCCTCCGCTCTCTGGAATACATTCGCACTCACCCACAGTACGATGAaccccaacagcaacaacagcagttcAGCAGGCCTGCTGCGGGCCGCGGTCAGAAGCGCATTTTCGGTTAA
- the LOC132793319 gene encoding pupal cuticle protein Edg-78E-like: protein MCKISLIVAALCLVACCYAADESDAVVTKYTSQINEDGTYGYDYGTSNNIQGQESGVGGAYAQGSYSYIAPDGQPIQIEYTADQNGYQPKGDHLPTPPPIPDYILRALEYIETHPFPRIQLKK, encoded by the exons ATGTGCAagatt AGCCTTATCGTTGCTGCACTTTGCCTTGTGGCGTGCTGCTATGCTGCTGACGAATCGGACGCTGTTGTCACCAAGTATACATCTCAAATTAATGAGGATGGCACGTATGGCTATGATTATGGAACCTCTAACAATATCCAGGGCCAAGAATCTGGAGTTGGTGGCGCTTATGCTCAGGGATCTTATTCCTACATTGCTCCTGATGGACAGCCCATTCAAATCGAGTATACAGCTGATCAGAACGGTTACCAACCCAAGGGTGATCATTTGCCAACACCTCCTCCAATTCCCGATTACATTCTGAGGGCTTTGGAATACATCGAGACCCATCCCTTCCCAAGAATTCAGCTGAAGAAATAA
- the LOC132792652 gene encoding uncharacterized protein LOC132792652, with the protein MTTIPNGSAAQPTTQAVIEIQPVFVEPAVAQPAAAYAELLNGPPEEEVRRMGKSKFRIKSLLSSAAIFLSLMLIVGAIFMHLKQKNHFGRMNWGKEEMEMESPTIFWNDTMTPTLESYIQEPPDAWSECLKCIAYTSTLNRSVCGENKCGTYGISKLYWQDALRLPGINVSQDYESCALDPECGSDIVRGYNEHYARDCNEDGNIECKDHIMLHILGPTGCRTQRMPFIYSKRMDACLEGSELE; encoded by the exons ATGACCACGATTCCAAATGGAAGTGCGGCACAGCCCACAACTCAAGCTGTGATTGAGATTCAGCCGGTGTTCGTTGAGCCTGCTGTCGCCCAGCCAGCAGCTGCTTATGCCGAACTGCTCAATGGACCGCCAGAGGAGGAAGTACGAAGGATGGGCAAGAGCAAGTTTCGCATCAAAAGTCTGCTGAGCTCGGCAGCCATTTTTCTATCGCTGATGCTCATTGTTGGTGCCATTTTTATGCACCTGAAGCAAAAGAATCACTTCGGACGCATGAATTGGGGCAAGgaggaaatggaaatggagtCGCCAACAATTTTCTGGAATGACACAATGACTCCAACCTTAG AATCCTACATCCAAGAGCCACCTGATGCCTGGAGTGAGTGCCTGAAGTGCATTGCGTATACAAGTACGCTAAATAGGTCTGTGTGCGGCGAAAATAAGTGTGGAACCTATGGCATCTCCAAGCTTTACTGGCAGGATGCATTGCGCCTTCCGGGCATAAATGTCAGCCAAG ACTATGAGAGTTGCGCTCTGGATCCGGAGTGTGGATCGGACATTGTGCGAGGCTACAACGAGCACTATGCCAGGGACTGCAATGAAGATGGAAACATTGAATGCAAGGATCACATAATGCTGCATATACTAGGACCCACAGGCTGCCGAACGCAGCGGATGCCGTTCATCTATAGCAAGCGGATGGACGCTTGTTTGGAAGGGAGTGAGCTTGaatag
- the LOC132793294 gene encoding larval cuticle protein 4, with amino-acid sequence MFKLLLIAPLLACVLAAPPLGSDAVIEKFVSASDENGYGFQYALSDGSHFSEEGQGGNYAHGTFGYISPEGIPFALTYTADATGYHPQSDALPTPPPIPEAILRSIRYIEEHPTPEELADREVRKTQL; translated from the exons ATGTTCAAGCTG CTCCTGATTGCACCTCTTTTGGCTTGCGTCCTCGCTGCTCCTCCCCTAGGATCCGATGCTGTCATTGAGAAGTTCGTTTCCGCATCGGATGAGAATGGATATGGCTTCCAATATGCGCTAAGCGATGGCTCCCACTTCTCCGAGGAGGGACAAGGCGGCAACTATGCCCATGGCACCTTCGGTTACATTTCCCCTGAGGGCATTCCCTTCGCTCTCACTTACACTGCCGACGCCACCGGCTATCATCCTCAGTCCGATGCTCTGCCCACTCCTCCCCCAATCCCAGAGGCCATTCTGAGGAGCATCCGTTACATTGAGGAGCATCCCACACCTGAGGAGTTGGCTGATCGTGAGGTGCGCAAGACTCAGCTTTAA
- the LOC132792653 gene encoding uncharacterized protein LOC132792653 isoform X1: protein MFKTWIKIWPEIEIETAEQRRRFVYRTFITFGCFLLLALVQWVPIVCFPKILDVVRRHESTFVVTFLMAMLFLAVFLLSDQIRYMPCVSWVLVILVVECEIVALSLLEVESSIMYLVIGLLVAMIVMVFAIVLALLMPRDLTKSMNFMFTVSFFTLLLSIYVVVFLGILRLSWPFFVYAAIIVLMLLPSFTYHISHNMTISFTPTHTHTHLHTLASYHLPLATFRSLCITHRVFWALAVCVRA, encoded by the exons ATGTTCAAAACGTGGATTAAAATTTGGCCTGAGATCGAAATTGAGACTGCGGAACAGCGTCGCAGATTCGTCTATCGCACCTTCATCACATTCGGCTGCTTTCTGCTGTTGGCCCTTGTACAATGGGTGCCCATCGTATGCTTTCCAAA AATCCTAGACGTGGTGCGACGACATGAGTCGACCTTTGTCGTGACCTTTCTAATGGCAATGCTCTTTCTCGCGGTCTTCTTGCTGAGCGATCAAATACGCTACATGCCGTGTGTGAGTTGGGTGCTTGTCATTCTCGTTGTGGAGTGTGAGATCGTGGCTCTGTCGCTGCTGGAAGTGGAGTCGAGTATTATGTATCTAGTGATTGGTTTACTGGTCGCCATGATTGTCATGGTCTTTGCCATTGTGTTGGCCCTGCTCATGCCG CGTGACCTCACCAAGAGTATGAATTTCATGTTTACCGTCTCCTTTTTCACCCTGCTGCTGAGCATCTATGTGGTCGTCTTCTTGGGCATCCTGCGGCTGAGCTGGCCTTTCTTCGTTTACGCTGCAATCATcgtgctgatgctgttgccc TCCTTCACCTATCACATATCACACAATATGACCATATCATTCacacccacccacacacacacacatttgcacacCCTTGCTTCTtaccacttgccacttgccactttcAGGTCGTTGTGTATCACACACAGAGTATTCTGGGCGTTGGCGGTCTGCGTACGAGCCTGA
- the LOC132788216 gene encoding pupal cuticle protein Edg-78E produces the protein MSQFQLVAVLATAACLMCSLAVAQPVPSDSADAHAEIRSYENELKQDDNSYKYQFETSNGIAQQEQGVGGYYASGSSQYYAPEGQLIQLTYTADENGFQPQGEHLPTPHPIPEAILKSLEWNRNHPEEEQEEAHYHAAHEHSAHAAHGGHHQHGDQYLQVPASAPAAPSGLPYERKI, from the exons ATGTCTCAATTC CAACTCGTCGCCGTACTTGCAACTGCTGCCTGCCTCATGTGCAGCCTGGCTGTGGCACAGCCTGTGCCCTCAGATTCAGCCGATGCTCATGCCGAGATACGCAGCTACGAGAATGAACTGAAGCAGGACGACAACAGCTACAAGTATCAGTTCGAGACAAGCAATGGCATTGCACAGCAGGAGCAGGGTGTGGGTGGATATTATGCCAGCGGCTCTTCGCAGTATTATGCACCAGAGGGTCAACTGATTCAATTGACATACACCGCCGATGAGAATGGCTTCCAACCGCAGGGTGAACATCTGCCCACGCCGCATCCCATTCCCGAGGCGATTCTCAAGTCTCTCGAATGGAATCGCAATCATCCCGAGGAGGAGCAAGAGGAGGCTCATTACCATGCCGCTCATGAGCATTCTGCTCATGCTGCTCATGGTGGTCACCACCAGCATGGCGACCAGTATCTGCAGGTGCCCGCTTCAGCGCCAGCGGCTCCCTCTGGTCTGCCATATGAGCGCAAGATTTAA